A region of the Leptospiraceae bacterium genome:
AGATAAGTTGACAGCAGCAAAACAATCTTGCGCTGAAATTGGAAAAAAATAATTTTAAAATTTAAAATTTAATTAACATAAACCAAGACAATCCTCATAATTAATAGTAAACTAGGTTGACATTATAGTCAACTTAGTTTACTATTAATTCATGCTAGGAAATTTCGAAAACTATAACTCCAACCCGCCAAATGAGCACGAACCACTTGTCTTTCAATTATTTTCTTTGTATAAGGAGATTGAAAAGGAATTATTAAATCAAATCCATACTCAGAACTTTGCGAATCTTACGATGGTTGATATTCAAACTTTATACTTAATCAAACAATCTGGATTCTATGCAAAAAATCTTATCAAGAAAACTGGGACGACTAAGCAAGCCGTTAGTAAAAATATAAATTCACTCGTGAGTAGAAAATATTTATCTTACGTCGAAGACAAAGAAGACGCAAGAGCAAAACAAATTTTAATTACCAAGAAAGGAGAGCGGCTACTTATTGAAGTTTATAGCATTCTTAAAATGATTGAATCAAAATATGAAAACCAAATTGGGAAATTTACCTTCGTTCAACTCAAAATGAATTTAC
Encoded here:
- a CDS encoding MarR family transcriptional regulator; translated protein: MLGNFENYNSNPPNEHEPLVFQLFSLYKEIEKELLNQIHTQNFANLTMVDIQTLYLIKQSGFYAKNLIKKTGTTKQAVSKNINSLVSRKYLSYVEDKEDARAKQILITKKGERLLIEVYSILKMIESKYENQIGKFTFVQLKMNLQKLLSTHSTSN